The Magnolia sinica isolate HGM2019 chromosome 10, MsV1, whole genome shotgun sequence genome includes a window with the following:
- the LOC131217062 gene encoding aspartyl protease family protein At5g10770 gives MSKAIPHQPLMFSLFHILFLLILITTDVGHCFKDNKVLILKKFDQREDSPTPRCLPQKSRREKSLAILEMKHHDSCLGPIKNWDNKLQERLISDNFRVRSLQSQIRNAASGRTEGLSEIQIPLTSGMKFQILNYIVALELGGREMTVIVDTASDLTWIQCQPCKSCYTQQDPLFNPSASPSYQSIPCNSSTCQNLQFATGNLGVCSLDPPTCNYDVSYGDGSYTRGELGREQLNLSSMAVNGFIFGCGRSNHGLFGGAAGVMALGRSDLSLVSQTASQFGGVFSYCLPSTEDDSASGSLILGNDSSIYKNSTPITFTKMILNPQLSTFYVLNLTSISIGGVALKAPGFVNGGTLIDSGTVITRLPPSVYATLRAEFLRQFSGYPPAPGFSILDTCFNLSGNAEVSIPTIRLHFEGEVEVNVDASGVFYFARSDSSQVCLALASLSSDDEIGILGNFQQKNLRVVYNTKDSVLGFAEEVCSYS, from the exons ATGTCAAAAGCAATACCCCATCAACCATTgatgttctctctctttcatatcctttttcttcttattctcatTACTACAGATGTTGGTCATTGTTTCAAAGACAATAAAGTGCTAATCTTGAAGAAGTTTGATCAGAGAGAAGATAGTCCCACCCCAAGATGCCTTCCACAAAAATCAA GAAGAGAGAAGAGTTTGGCCATACTGGAAATGAAGCACCACGATTCGTGCTTGGGTCCAATTAAGAACTGGGACAATAAGCTTCAAGAGCGCTTAATTTCCGATAATTTCCGGGTGAGGTCGTTGCAGTCGCAAATCAGAAATGCAGCTTCTGGCAGGACCGAAGGCCTGTCGGAAATTCAAATTCCTCTAACTTCTGGTATGAAATTCCAGATTCTGAACTACATTGTTGCCTTGGAATTGGGTGGCCGGGAAATGACTGTCATCGTTGACACCGCAAGTGATCTCACGTGGATCCAATGCCAGCCCTGCAAATCTTGCTACACCCAACAAGACCCGCTCTTCAATCCCTCCGCCTCTCCCTCCTACCAATCAATCCCATGCAATTCGTCGACCTGCCAGAATCTCCAATTTGCGACAGGCAACTTGGGTGTCTGCAGTTTGGACCCGCCGACCTGCAACTACGATGTCAGCTATGGTGATGGGTCTTACACTCGTGGTGAGCTGGGCCGCGAGCAGCTCAATCTCAGCAGCATGGCGGTAAATGGGTTCATCTTCGGCTGCGGCCGGAGCAACCATGGACTCTTTGGTGGGGCTGCTGGTGTAATGGCCTTGGGCAGGAGCGATCTCTCATTGGTCTCACAAACAGCATCTCAATTTGGAGGAGTTTTCTCCTACTGTCTGCCATCAACAGAAGATGACAGCGCTTCTGGTTCTTTGATTCTAGGCAACGATTCATCCATTTACAAGAATTCTACTCCGATCAcattcactaaaatgatcttgaaccCGCAGCTATCGACATTCTACGTTCTCAATCTGACTAGCATCAGCATTGGTGGGGTAGCACTGAAAGCTCCCGGATTCGTCAATGGTGGGACCCTCATCGACTCAGGGACAGTCATCACAAGGCTCCCTCCATCGGTCTACGCGACCCTGCGGGCAGAGTTCTTGAGACAGTTTTCCGGGTACCCACCGGCGCCGGGTTTTTCGATCTTGGACACATGCTTTAATTTGAGTGGGAATGCAGAGGTGAGCATTCCTACAATCAGATTGCATTTTGAGGGAGAAGTTGAAGTGAATGTGGATGCTTCTGGGGTCTTTTATTTTGCAAGGAGTGATTCTTCTCAGGTCTGTTTGGCTCTGGCCAGCCTCTCATCTGATGATGAAATTGGGATTCTTGGGAATTTCCAGCAGAAGAATCTGAGAGTGGTTTACAATACTAAGGACTCTGTGTTGGGATTTGCAGAGGAGGTTTGCAGTTACAGTTAG